GTTAATCGTATCTAATCTCCTGTTCCTAAGCGAGTCGATATATTAACGAAATTCGGGAACATCCTAATTGCAAATTCTACAAGCAGCACAATAATAACCAAGAGCGCTAAATATGGCCAAAGAGGCTCTTGCAACTCCGATGGGATGCTCGCATTTTCAAGTTGTGCTGGAAGTTGAATATTTGCAATCTCGAAAGTCTTTGACTCATTAGCATGAAATGCATTCGCAGTAATAACCTCAGTGCGTTGCTTAATTGAATCGACGTTAGATCCGCTTATGTTAGTAATCTTATATTGTCCGGGCAATCCAAAATAGAAAGGTATAGTCTTGTCCGCATCGGTTTCGAAATGTAGAATTTCTTCCTTGGGAGTGGCTATTATCCAAGAGCGATTCTTTAGTAGCTCTATGCTAGAGCCAGTTAGCATTCCAATTCCTAGGTCGGTCTTATTCGTTAGCCAGCGCATGAGGTTAAGAGTTAAGACGCTATGTGCTAATGTTCTTGCTCCTTCGAAGGGAAAAATCTCAAAACCCAAAGCTGCAAAGCGATGTCCGCGACTTTCTCCGCTCACTATTATCGGCCCGCTTTCAACATTAAGCACCGATGACATCCAGGGGCGCAATTCGAAGGTAACAGCATTTTGTGGAGCTAGTAGTGGGACCTGCAAATAGGCAGTTAGTGGACTAGACTCGTCCCAACTAGTTATTTTTGGCTCAGAGACTTCAGCCTTTAGAGGGAATATGCTATTTTGTTCCGGTGGAAGAACAAGCAGTGTAGAAATACTGGGCGTTTTTGTTGGTGCGCTCTGGTGAAATACAATTAAGGAAAAATCACTTAAGGCCGATTTGCGGAGCTTCGCAAAATCCTCTGGCAAAACAGATGTTATCTCCAAACCATCTATCTTTTTTAGCCCCAAGCCGTCTCCTGACTTCTCGCTAGGACTGACCAGAAGTACCGCCGTTCTTAGTGTCGAATTGTTGCTAATCCAGGCAGTATCGTCGATGGCAATGGAGTTATAATTTGCATCCGACTCGATATCTAGTCTAAAAAGACTGGACTCTGAGGTCAGCTTATCGAGCTCAAATTGCACTTCAGTTTCATGTTGAGGATTGAGCAAAACTTTCTTCTCAGTAATTAGCGTAAAGGCGTTCTTATCTTTAGCTTTAAGAGCCTTTTGTGCAAACAGCCTGGCTGTCACCTCGAGCGGAGAATTGTTGGATAAGCCAATGCTAGCCCGCACCTTCTTGTTAGATACCTGAGTCGGTAACTCGAGTTTGGCGTTAGATATGAATACATTTGACGAAGCGATTCCTACACTAAAGAGTTCTATTTCTGCTAGGGGCCTGTCCTTTGCAGATTTGCCGGACGAGCTGTTTGAGATAACTTTATCTGTAAATACTACAATCGAATCGAATTTAGCTGATGAAGCCAGTTCGGCAACGCCGAGTTCCAATGAGTCGGGCGAGTTAGCGGCTAAAATATTTGCTATTTCTTTCTTGGCTGCATCCGATGTCAAGTCAGCTGGCCCCACCTGCGTGAAAGTTGGGGAGGAGGAGTAACAAGTAAACCGACTACTATTATTTTGCTTTGACAAAAAATTGTTGGCTAGTGAAAGCGCTTCATCGATTCTTTGCAGAGAATTGTTTGACGCTCCTCTGCGAGCACTCATGCTCATGCTCGTATCTATGACGATAGCTATATTTTTGCCGCTACTTGACATAAACGGCCCCGCGGCGGCGATGGCCAATAGAAGCATCGCCAATAGTTCGAGAAAGAAGCGGAGGGGAGGCTTGAATTTTCGCTTCGCGACGACGTGTTTAGTAAGCTCCTTAAGAATTAATGTGCTAGATACAACAATTCTAGGCAAACGCTTTTGCCGTAAATAGGCAAGAATCAATAGGGGTACAAAAACTAGTAGAATCGCAGCGGAAGAATTGGCTAAGTGAAATGAGTCAAAAAAGGTCATTGCGAATCTTATTTCAAAATCCCCACCGCCGGAAATCTTCTCAGTATTACGTCAGTAAGAGACTCCTCACTTTTAATCAATACGTAGGAGATTTGTCTTTTTCGGCAATAGTGTTCCAATTTATCTATATGTGCCGACATTAAACGAGAATATTCCTTTTGCGACAATTGGCCAATCGAAAGCTCCACTTCTTGTCCATTTTCCGAGTCCACTACAAGGACGTTTTTGGATGCCAAATTGAGAACAGTCTCGCTTGGGGAAATTATCTGAATGACCGAGATGTCGAAATTGCGATATCTCAATACGTCTATAGCAGAAACTTGTGTCTCATGATCGAAAAGAAAGTCCGATATCAAGAAACATTTTCCTGGTAGCTTGTGATTTATTATGGACTTGCGCACCTCTTGAACAAAATTGAATTTTCCATCAGGCGCAATGTCAGATAGTTCCCTCAAAACCTTGCTCAAGTTGCCTCGACCCCGAAATTTGGGTGAGTTTTTCTTGCCCAATATAGAGAACGTGACCGAGTCGCCGTCAGTCATCGCTACGTATCCAAGGGCCAAACTCAGATTTCGTGCCATCTCGAACTTGTTTTCACCTTTTGGATAGCCCATTGAGGCACTGGCGTCGAGAATGACAATGACGTTTAAATCCTGTTCTTCGCGAAACTGCTTTAGGTACAAGCGATCGGTTCTACCATAAGCTCCCCAATCTATGTGTCTAAAATCATCTCCCTCGGCGTATAATCGGTAATCGGAAAACTCTAATCCATGGCCACGCCGGAGTGAGCTGTGAACTCCTTGGCGGGATCCCAAAAATGAACGCCTAGTATGGATTTTTAACTGTTGGAGACGGCGAAAAAAAACTGGAGAAAAGGGTTCGAGCATTATTACTGTATTGCTATATGCAAATCCCTTATGCCTAGGAAAGATCGATGTCTTTAGTTACCTCAGCAATTATGTCGTCTGCGCTTATTCCCTCAGCTTCTGCTTGGTAGTTTAGGATTAGACGATGTCTAAGAGCCGGTGCCAGCGACTGCTTAATATCTTCAACGGCTAGGTTCACTCTCTTGTCGAGCAAGGCGAAGACTTTTGCCGACAACAAGACAGACTGAGCACCTCGTGGACCTGGACCAAAGCGCACGTAATCGTTAACCATGTCGCTAGCGTTTTGGCTGCCCGGAGAGAGAGCAAACATAAGGCCAATTAGGACGTCTTCTAAAGGGGGTGCTATTACAACCCGCCGCACTAACGAACGCATTTGCATAATAGTGTTTACAGTTTGTTCAGCGCCGAACACATGACTGATGAGAGGTTTTAAGTTGCCCGTCGTCCTTGCCAAAATCTCCTTTAGTTCCGAGGATGTAGGCGACTTTATTAATAACTTAAAGACAAAGCGATCTAACTGTGCTTCTGGTAGGGGATATGTTCCTTCAAGCTCTATGGGGTTTTGGGTTGCAAGGACAAAAAACGGCTGTGGCAGTTTATGCGTAGTGCCTATAATGCTAACTTGTTGCTCTTCCATTGCCTCGAGCAGAGCTGACTGAGTTTTAGGTCCCGCTCGATTTACTTCGTCCGCTAAGACTATATTTGCAAAAATGGGGCCTGGTCTAAATTGAAAAGTTCTGCCACCGTGTTCATTGTCCGTTAGTATTTGCGTTCCAGTTATGTCGCTAGGCATTAGATCGGATGTGAACTGAATCCGCTGAAAGCTAAGTCCCAACGCTTGAGCAATAGATTTTACGAGTAGGGTTTTACCTAATCCAGGTACACCTTCGAGTAGCACGTGTCCACCCGTGAAGATCGCTGCGAGCGTTTGTCTCACTACGTCCTTCATTCCTACTACAACACGTGAAAGTTCTCCCTCTATTTTTAAAAAATTGTCCAAAAACCAGCCAGCCTCTTC
This genomic window from Deltaproteobacteria bacterium contains:
- a CDS encoding VWA domain-containing protein, with the translated sequence MTFFDSFHLANSSAAILLVFVPLLILAYLRQKRLPRIVVSSTLILKELTKHVVAKRKFKPPLRFFLELLAMLLLAIAAAGPFMSSSGKNIAIVIDTSMSMSARRGASNNSLQRIDEALSLANNFLSKQNNSSRFTCYSSSPTFTQVGPADLTSDAAKKEIANILAANSPDSLELGVAELASSAKFDSIVVFTDKVISNSSSGKSAKDRPLAEIELFSVGIASSNVFISNAKLELPTQVSNKKVRASIGLSNNSPLEVTARLFAQKALKAKDKNAFTLITEKKVLLNPQHETEVQFELDKLTSESSLFRLDIESDANYNSIAIDDTAWISNNSTLRTAVLLVSPSEKSGDGLGLKKIDGLEITSVLPEDFAKLRKSALSDFSLIVFHQSAPTKTPSISTLLVLPPEQNSIFPLKAEVSEPKITSWDESSPLTAYLQVPLLAPQNAVTFELRPWMSSVLNVESGPIIVSGESRGHRFAALGFEIFPFEGARTLAHSVLTLNLMRWLTNKTDLGIGMLTGSSIELLKNRSWIIATPKEEILHFETDADKTIPFYFGLPGQYKITNISGSNVDSIKQRTEVITANAFHANESKTFEIANIQLPAQLENASIPSELQEPLWPYLALLVIIVLLVEFAIRMFPNFVNISTRLGTGD
- a CDS encoding DUF58 domain-containing protein, with translation MGSRQGVHSSLRRGHGLEFSDYRLYAEGDDFRHIDWGAYGRTDRLYLKQFREEQDLNVIVILDASASMGYPKGENKFEMARNLSLALGYVAMTDGDSVTFSILGKKNSPKFRGRGNLSKVLRELSDIAPDGKFNFVQEVRKSIINHKLPGKCFLISDFLFDHETQVSAIDVLRYRNFDISVIQIISPSETVLNLASKNVLVVDSENGQEVELSIGQLSQKEYSRLMSAHIDKLEHYCRKRQISYVLIKSEESLTDVILRRFPAVGILK
- a CDS encoding AAA family ATPase yields the protein MTDTTSITRNHGSEIIEEAGWFLDNFLKIEGELSRVVVGMKDVVRQTLAAIFTGGHVLLEGVPGLGKTLLVKSIAQALGLSFQRIQFTSDLMPSDITGTQILTDNEHGGRTFQFRPGPIFANIVLADEVNRAGPKTQSALLEAMEEQQVSIIGTTHKLPQPFFVLATQNPIELEGTYPLPEAQLDRFVFKLLIKSPTSSELKEILARTTGNLKPLISHVFGAEQTVNTIMQMRSLVRRVVIAPPLEDVLIGLMFALSPGSQNASDMVNDYVRFGPGPRGAQSVLLSAKVFALLDKRVNLAVEDIKQSLAPALRHRLILNYQAEAEGISADDIIAEVTKDIDLS